The following are from one region of the Tenacibaculum dicentrarchi genome:
- a CDS encoding patatin-like phospholipase family protein, which produces MKKLLILLFFPVIILAQKQPKIGLVLSGGGAKGLAHIAVLKELEKSGVQIDYIGGTSMGAIIGGLYATGYTADQIKEIVLTTDFMTMIRDEVPRGEKPFFNKEHNEKYAITLPIKNKTIGLPLGLSKGQNVLNFLTELLAPVDNIKNFSELPIPFYCIATNIETGSQEVLKKGSLPLALRASGAFPSLLNPVEIDGKLMIDGGVVNNFPVDIMKEKVDFIIGVSVQGKLLEKGELSSAASLLMQIINFQMYEKSDQQVALLDVYLQPNLTDYNVISFDKIAEILEEGKKTVKPFKPVFDSIAKLQPIKRKSTVRKFNKEKFLVDRIIIKGNKNYTNSYILGKLQLSEGDSISYQGISRKINSLIATNNFRRIDYHLSKSFSGKKIMLTVKEEPIKSYLRLGLHYDVLYKSAVLLNYNYKNLLKQNDELSFDIAIGDRIRYNFEYYIDNGIKPSYGISSRYNSFKDEFLFDNSLINIKYNDFTHAFYLKTTFNKKFAFGTGIQHKWLQASSGNILRKGKKLFFDKSNYVSAYGFLKLDTYNKVMFPSEGFYADFGFKWFVWSDRNKKLNNLPLDSDLFHQFSQANATFGFATTLLNNFTFQYTSDIGYTLGKKTSQMLDYRLGGYNKNYINNFKPLYGYASGALSNQSFLKSEFNFRYKIAENHYATFIANYARVEEDILLGGNFFNNTKSGYALGYSMETFLGPVELKYTWSPDHSEKHWLFNLGFWF; this is translated from the coding sequence ATGAAGAAGTTACTAATATTATTGTTTTTTCCAGTAATAATACTGGCTCAAAAACAACCAAAAATAGGTTTGGTTTTAAGTGGTGGTGGGGCTAAAGGACTTGCTCATATTGCGGTTTTAAAAGAATTGGAAAAATCGGGTGTTCAAATTGATTATATTGGTGGAACAAGTATGGGAGCTATTATTGGAGGCTTATATGCTACAGGATATACCGCCGATCAAATTAAAGAAATTGTACTAACAACCGATTTCATGACAATGATAAGAGATGAGGTTCCTAGAGGAGAAAAACCTTTTTTTAATAAAGAACATAATGAAAAATATGCCATTACTTTGCCTATTAAAAATAAAACAATAGGACTTCCTTTAGGATTATCAAAAGGACAAAATGTTTTAAATTTTTTAACAGAATTACTAGCTCCTGTTGATAATATTAAAAATTTTTCAGAGCTTCCAATTCCTTTTTACTGTATTGCCACAAATATTGAAACAGGTAGTCAGGAAGTTTTAAAAAAAGGTTCTTTACCTTTGGCTTTAAGGGCTAGTGGTGCATTTCCATCATTATTAAACCCTGTAGAAATTGACGGGAAATTAATGATTGATGGTGGGGTAGTCAATAATTTTCCTGTTGATATTATGAAAGAAAAAGTCGATTTTATTATTGGCGTTAGCGTACAAGGGAAATTGTTAGAAAAAGGAGAGTTATCATCAGCAGCTTCTTTATTAATGCAAATTATTAATTTTCAGATGTATGAAAAATCAGACCAACAAGTAGCGTTGCTAGATGTTTATTTACAGCCAAATTTAACCGATTACAATGTAATTTCTTTTGATAAAATTGCTGAAATTCTAGAAGAAGGTAAAAAAACAGTTAAACCCTTTAAACCTGTTTTTGATAGCATTGCTAAATTACAGCCTATTAAAAGAAAATCTACTGTTAGAAAATTTAATAAAGAAAAGTTTTTAGTCGATAGAATTATTATCAAAGGAAATAAAAATTATACAAATAGTTATATTTTAGGAAAACTTCAATTATCAGAAGGCGATAGTATTTCTTATCAGGGAATATCAAGAAAAATAAATAGTTTAATAGCTACAAATAATTTTAGAAGAATAGATTATCATTTAAGTAAATCTTTTTCAGGTAAAAAAATAATGTTAACTGTTAAAGAAGAGCCTATTAAATCTTATTTGCGATTAGGTTTACATTATGATGTTTTATATAAATCGGCAGTATTATTAAATTATAACTATAAAAATTTACTAAAACAAAATGATGAGTTATCTTTTGATATTGCTATTGGTGACCGAATTCGTTATAATTTTGAATATTATATTGATAACGGAATAAAGCCAAGTTATGGTATTTCATCGCGGTATAATTCCTTTAAAGATGAATTTTTATTTGATAATAGTTTAATAAATATAAAATATAATGATTTTACACATGCTTTTTATTTAAAAACTACTTTTAATAAGAAATTCGCTTTTGGTACAGGAATTCAGCATAAATGGTTACAAGCTTCGTCAGGAAATATTTTAAGAAAAGGAAAAAAATTATTTTTTGATAAAAGTAATTATGTAAGTGCATACGGTTTTTTAAAATTAGATACGTATAATAAAGTTATGTTTCCTTCGGAAGGTTTTTATGCTGATTTTGGTTTTAAATGGTTTGTTTGGTCTGATAGAAACAAAAAGTTAAATAATTTACCATTAGATAGTGATTTGTTCCATCAATTTTCACAAGCAAATGCCACGTTTGGTTTTGCCACGACCTTATTAAATAATTTTACTTTTCAATATACTTCAGATATAGGTTATACTTTAGGTAAAAAAACTTCTCAAATGCTTGATTATCGTTTGGGAGGATACAATAAAAATTATATCAATAATTTTAAGCCTTTATATGGATATGCCTCAGGAGCTTTAAGTAATCAGTCTTTTTTAAAGTCAGAATTTAATTTTAGATATAAAATTGCAGAAAATCATTATGCAACATTTATTGCTAATTATGCACGTGTAGAGGAAGATATTCTTTTGGGTGGTAACTTTTTTAATAACACCAAATCAGGATATGCATTAGGGTATAGTATGGAAACCTTTTTAGGTCCTGTTGAATTGAAATATACTTGGTCGCCAGACCATAGTGAAAAACATTGGTTATTTAATTTAGGGTTTTGGTTTTAG
- a CDS encoding Rne/Rng family ribonuclease: MKTELIIRSNSSDIDFALLRDGRLIELNKETSDNKFAVGDIFLAKIGKVLTGLNAAFVNVGYPKDGFLHYHDLGPQVQSLNSFIKKVSIGNYKDFTLQNFRAENDINKDGSIHDVLKSGQNLLVQIVKEPISTKGPRISSELSIAGRYLVLVPFSNRVSVSQKIADPKEKERLKKLAKSIKPKGFGLILRTVAQDKKVAELDKDLQNSLERWEKMCNSIANQNTPTKILSELNRASSILRDVMNDSFTSIVTNDETLMVEIKEYLQEIYPEKENIVKLHKSDTPIFEKYGIERQIKTSFGKTVSMSKGAYLVIEHTEALHVIDVNSGNRSNKALSQEETALEVNLISATEIARQLQLRDMGGIIVVDFIDMKTTENRQKLYQHLKDAMSLDRTKHKILPPSKFGLVQITRQRVRPELAIKTRESNPNKNGEVEAPIVLIDKIEAELERLLNSGKNYKEITLNVHPFIAAYLTKGLISIRLKWILQHKKWIKILPRDAYQYLQYKFFLKKNK; the protein is encoded by the coding sequence ATGAAAACAGAATTAATAATTCGCTCAAATTCTTCTGATATTGATTTCGCCTTACTAAGAGATGGTAGGTTAATTGAACTAAACAAAGAAACAAGCGATAATAAATTTGCTGTTGGTGACATTTTCCTTGCCAAAATAGGAAAAGTTTTAACAGGATTAAATGCCGCTTTTGTAAATGTTGGATATCCTAAAGATGGTTTTTTACACTATCATGATTTAGGACCACAAGTACAATCTTTAAATAGTTTTATTAAAAAGGTAAGCATAGGTAATTATAAAGATTTTACTTTACAAAATTTTCGTGCTGAAAACGACATCAATAAAGACGGAAGTATTCATGATGTACTTAAGTCAGGTCAAAATTTATTAGTACAAATTGTAAAAGAACCCATTTCTACCAAAGGACCGCGCATTAGCTCGGAACTATCAATAGCTGGTAGATATTTAGTTTTAGTTCCTTTTTCTAACAGAGTATCTGTATCTCAAAAAATAGCAGATCCAAAGGAAAAAGAACGTTTGAAAAAATTAGCAAAAAGCATCAAACCTAAAGGGTTTGGGCTTATTTTACGTACTGTTGCACAAGATAAAAAAGTAGCAGAACTAGATAAAGATTTACAAAATTCACTTGAGCGTTGGGAAAAAATGTGTAACAGCATTGCAAATCAAAATACTCCAACCAAAATATTAAGTGAGTTGAATAGAGCATCTTCTATTTTAAGAGATGTGATGAACGATTCTTTTACAAGTATTGTTACCAACGATGAAACTTTAATGGTTGAAATTAAAGAATATTTACAAGAAATTTATCCTGAAAAGGAAAATATTGTAAAACTTCATAAATCTGATACTCCTATTTTTGAAAAATATGGTATTGAGCGTCAGATAAAAACATCGTTTGGTAAAACAGTTTCTATGAGCAAAGGTGCGTATTTAGTTATTGAACACACCGAAGCTTTACATGTTATTGATGTAAACAGTGGTAATCGCTCTAATAAAGCGTTAAGCCAAGAAGAAACTGCTTTAGAAGTTAATTTAATTTCTGCTACTGAAATAGCACGTCAGTTACAACTACGTGATATGGGAGGTATTATAGTAGTTGACTTTATTGATATGAAGACAACTGAAAATAGACAGAAATTATATCAACATTTAAAAGACGCAATGTCTTTAGACCGTACAAAACACAAAATATTACCTCCGAGTAAATTTGGATTAGTACAAATTACAAGACAACGCGTACGACCTGAATTAGCTATAAAAACACGAGAGTCTAATCCTAATAAAAATGGAGAAGTTGAAGCTCCTATTGTATTAATTGATAAAATAGAAGCTGAATTAGAGCGCTTACTTAATAGTGGCAAAAATTATAAAGAAATTACATTAAATGTACATCCTTTTATAGCCGCTTATTTAACTAAAGGACTTATTTCTATTCGTTTAAAATGGATTTTACAACACAAAAAGTGGATTAAAATATTACCAAGAGATGCATACCAATACTTACAATACAAGTTTTTTTTGAAAAAAAATAAATAG
- a CDS encoding HU family DNA-binding protein encodes MTKADIVSKISDKSGIEKADVLATVEAFMDEVKDALEGGDNVYLRGFGSFIIKTRAEKTGRNISKNTTIKIPAHNIPAFKPSKVFTEGVKTKVSVK; translated from the coding sequence ATGACAAAGGCAGATATCGTATCTAAAATTTCAGATAAGAGCGGAATTGAAAAAGCAGATGTATTAGCAACTGTGGAAGCGTTTATGGACGAGGTAAAAGATGCACTAGAAGGCGGAGATAATGTATATTTAAGAGGTTTTGGTAGTTTTATTATCAAAACAAGAGCAGAAAAAACTGGTAGAAATATTTCTAAAAATACAACTATTAAAATACCTGCACACAACATCCCAGCTTTTAAACCATCAAAAGTGTTTACAGAGGGTGTTAAAACTAAAGTATCTGTAAAATAA
- a CDS encoding DUF4302 domain-containing protein: MKKTINKFLVFLLFVGVTISCNNNTEEAIFNEPTSVRIQKSISEYRDLLTSSENGWIIEYYPDEKQNIGGFNYAVKFNKDLTTEVVRESAFATKASNMFDVIANAGPLLTFNTYTSLTHFYANPNSNDSDGAGGDYEFALTSKTADVITLTGAQSRNKMRMFKLNEAPQVYLTKVNEVSSFISIVFGAAINGKATEISLTNRHITFPTSKENKEDEQAIDMAYHFTPTGIKLYEAITVDGNQVSEFTLNKALNQLTSLDSKVVIDLAKSPFNINQDWSIDTTNPSDTSDEFFNKYVEIYKANGAAYGEELQRSILFGNTTTKETSPGILFKSKDSAKRTWVTQQKLDFSLINNDSELTISKGAQGLNWSYYTHLDPLVDYIIKGAPYTIDQITPKQVKLTSTADANAWFVLKL, encoded by the coding sequence ATGAAAAAAACAATAAATAAATTCCTAGTATTTTTGCTGTTCGTAGGGGTTACAATATCTTGTAACAACAATACCGAAGAAGCAATTTTTAACGAACCGACTTCTGTTAGAATTCAAAAATCAATTTCTGAATATAGAGATTTATTAACTTCATCTGAAAATGGATGGATTATTGAATATTACCCTGATGAAAAGCAAAACATCGGTGGTTTTAACTATGCTGTAAAATTCAATAAAGATTTAACCACAGAGGTTGTACGTGAAAGTGCCTTTGCAACAAAAGCATCAAACATGTTTGATGTAATTGCAAACGCAGGTCCCTTATTAACCTTTAATACCTACACTTCGCTAACGCACTTTTATGCAAACCCAAATAGTAACGATTCTGATGGAGCTGGTGGTGATTACGAGTTTGCATTAACTTCTAAAACAGCAGATGTTATTACCTTAACAGGAGCACAGTCGCGTAATAAAATGCGAATGTTTAAACTTAACGAAGCACCTCAAGTATATTTAACGAAAGTAAACGAAGTTAGTAGTTTTATTTCTATTGTTTTTGGTGCTGCCATTAATGGTAAAGCTACAGAAATTAGCTTAACGAACCGTCATATTACTTTTCCTACATCAAAAGAAAATAAAGAAGATGAACAAGCTATTGATATGGCATATCATTTTACACCTACAGGAATTAAATTATATGAAGCAATTACTGTTGATGGTAATCAAGTAAGTGAATTTACTTTAAATAAAGCCTTAAATCAATTAACATCTCTTGATAGTAAGGTTGTTATTGACTTAGCTAAAAGCCCATTTAATATAAACCAAGATTGGAGTATTGATACCACAAACCCTTCAGACACTTCTGATGAGTTTTTTAATAAATATGTTGAAATCTACAAAGCCAATGGTGCCGCTTATGGTGAAGAACTACAGCGCTCAATTTTATTTGGAAATACAACGACAAAAGAAACTTCGCCTGGTATTCTTTTTAAATCGAAAGATTCAGCTAAAAGAACATGGGTTACACAGCAAAAATTAGATTTTTCACTTATTAATAATGATAGTGAATTAACCATCTCTAAAGGAGCTCAAGGTTTAAACTGGTCTTATTACACACATTTAGATCCTTTAGTTGATTATATTATTAAAGGAGCTCCATATACAATAGATCAAATTACCCCAAAACAAGTTAAATTAACAAGTACTGCCGATGCAAATGCTTGGTTTGTTTTAAAATTATAA
- a CDS encoding zinc-binding metallopeptidase, whose product MKNIKYIVLALAITFSGCEETNLPNTNRSAINTDFGHQNDFDKFLKKEFVTPYNIEILYKLPDIQTDFNYTLVPSEYEKSIKLANLIKYLCLDAYNAIAPASFLKETFPKQLVFVGSPGYNSNGTILLGTAEGGLKVSLYNINNLDVTNVEELNSSYFNTIHHEFGHVLHQKKPFSTDFNQIVGAGYIGDEWSKKWKAGESLKAGFISDYSSNQVSDDFVELISHYVLYSNEKWNATLVKAGDDGALKINAKMAIIKSYLINNWEIDIDELRTEIQKRYNNLSSQDLDKIN is encoded by the coding sequence ATGAAAAATATAAAATATATAGTTTTAGCTCTAGCCATTACATTTAGTGGTTGCGAAGAAACTAATTTACCAAACACAAACAGAAGTGCCATTAACACTGATTTTGGGCATCAGAATGACTTTGACAAGTTTTTAAAGAAAGAATTTGTAACGCCTTATAATATTGAAATTTTATATAAATTACCAGATATTCAAACTGATTTTAATTACACATTAGTTCCTTCTGAATATGAAAAATCAATAAAATTAGCCAATCTAATTAAGTATTTGTGTTTAGATGCTTATAATGCAATAGCACCTGCTAGCTTTTTAAAAGAAACCTTTCCTAAGCAATTAGTTTTTGTAGGGTCGCCAGGATATAATAGCAATGGAACTATTTTATTAGGAACAGCAGAAGGAGGACTTAAAGTATCGCTTTATAACATCAATAACTTAGATGTTACGAATGTTGAAGAATTAAACAGTTCTTATTTTAATACTATTCACCATGAATTTGGGCATGTTTTACACCAAAAGAAACCTTTTTCTACTGATTTTAATCAAATTGTTGGTGCAGGATATATTGGCGATGAATGGAGTAAAAAATGGAAAGCTGGCGAATCTTTAAAAGCAGGTTTTATTAGCGATTATTCTAGTAACCAAGTAAGTGATGATTTTGTTGAATTAATTTCTCATTATGTATTATATTCTAATGAAAAATGGAATGCTACTCTTGTGAAAGCAGGTGATGATGGTGCTTTAAAAATTAATGCTAAAATGGCAATAATTAAAAGCTATTTAATAAATAATTGGGAAATAGATATTGATGAGCTACGTACTGAAATACAAAAAAGGTACAACAATTTAAGTTCACAAGATTTAGATAAAATAAACTAG
- a CDS encoding RagB/SusD family nutrient uptake outer membrane protein → MKNNINKLLAIALLSFIAISCGDFLDELPDNRTEVDNNNKIRKILVSAYPSTSYGMLAELSSDNIDDYGLDNPNTDRFLEQASYWKEITETDNDGPASLWGSCYNAIANANQALASIENSSNPASLAAEKGEALIARAYSHFILVNMFSKHYSAKSSNTDLGIPYLEAPETTLNPKYKRGTVKEVYQKINKDIEEGLPLISDNIYTVPKYHFNVKASYAFAARFNLYYENWAKAKKYASVVVTANPSGVLRDWKALNEIVKEQDPVAKAYYEAPSTLFTQAYTSSAGYHFGRSFRGSRFNHTSAIANRESLSVALPWANNASLFPHYRPFVYETTNLDKTLFMKLPSLFEITDAVSQTGYSKTIRTPFTTDETLLVRAEANVMLKQYDAALADLNSFTMNYNQKQPTTTIDQVNTFYNAVPYSTEATATQKKKLTASFTVTAGTQENMLHYTLQLRRILTMHDGLRWFDNKRYGIVVPRYLNGKNGAISVADVLTANDNRKALQLPKDVITAGLTPNPR, encoded by the coding sequence ATGAAAAATAATATAAATAAATTACTGGCAATCGCTCTTTTGTCTTTCATTGCAATTTCTTGTGGTGACTTTTTAGACGAATTACCTGATAACAGAACAGAAGTAGACAACAACAATAAGATTAGGAAAATATTAGTTTCTGCATACCCTAGCACTAGTTATGGTATGTTAGCTGAACTATCTTCTGATAATATTGACGATTACGGTTTAGACAACCCAAATACCGACCGATTTTTAGAACAAGCATCGTACTGGAAAGAAATCACTGAAACCGATAATGACGGGCCTGCTTCACTTTGGGGAAGCTGTTATAATGCCATTGCAAATGCAAACCAAGCACTAGCTTCAATTGAAAATAGCAGCAACCCTGCTTCATTAGCTGCTGAAAAAGGAGAAGCTTTGATTGCCAGAGCTTATAGCCATTTTATATTGGTTAATATGTTTAGTAAACACTACAGCGCTAAAAGTAGCAATACTGATTTAGGGATTCCTTATTTAGAAGCTCCTGAAACAACACTTAACCCTAAATATAAAAGAGGTACCGTAAAAGAAGTGTATCAAAAAATCAATAAAGATATTGAAGAAGGATTGCCACTTATTAGTGATAATATTTACACCGTACCTAAATATCACTTTAATGTAAAAGCATCTTATGCCTTTGCAGCACGTTTTAACTTATACTACGAAAACTGGGCAAAAGCAAAAAAATATGCTTCTGTTGTAGTAACAGCAAACCCTTCTGGTGTATTAAGAGATTGGAAAGCGTTAAATGAAATTGTTAAAGAACAAGACCCTGTAGCTAAAGCTTATTATGAAGCACCTAGTACTTTATTTACCCAAGCATATACATCTAGTGCAGGATATCATTTTGGTCGTTCTTTTAGAGGTTCACGTTTCAACCACACGAGTGCTATTGCTAATAGAGAATCATTAAGCGTTGCTTTACCATGGGCTAATAATGCGAGTTTATTTCCTCACTACAGACCTTTTGTGTATGAAACAACTAATTTAGATAAAACGTTGTTTATGAAATTACCATCTTTATTTGAAATTACAGATGCTGTTTCACAAACGGGGTATTCAAAAACTATTAGAACACCATTTACTACCGATGAGACTTTGTTAGTAAGAGCGGAAGCAAACGTAATGTTAAAGCAATACGATGCTGCCCTAGCAGATTTAAATTCATTTACTATGAATTATAATCAAAAACAACCAACAACTACTATTGACCAAGTAAACACTTTTTACAATGCTGTTCCTTATTCAACAGAAGCTACCGCTACACAAAAGAAAAAATTAACTGCTTCTTTTACAGTAACAGCTGGTACACAAGAAAATATGTTACATTATACACTTCAATTAAGAAGAATATTAACAATGCACGATGGTTTAAGATGGTTTGATAATAAACGATACGGAATTGTTGTACCAAGATACCTAAATGGTAAAAACGGAGCAATTAGTGTTGCCGATGTTTTAACAGCAAACGACAACCGTAAAGCATTACAATTACCTAAAGATGTTATTACCGCAGGTTTAACCCCTAACCCTAGATAA